The DNA segment GGCGCGGGTGCAATGACCGGTTCGCCGGTTTGCGGCCCCGGAACAGGCTGCCATTCCACCACCGGTTGCGCAGACGCGGCTTCAGCACCCGGCACCGACGGTGCAGACATAACCGGATCGACAGGCGCCGCCCAGGCTTGCGTTGCCGTTGTCGCCGCAGCAGCGGAGGCAACAGGCTCCGTGACCGAATGCCCATTCAGCAGAGGATCGTATTCCTCATATTCCGGCTGCGTCGCACGATGGCCGGAGAACAGCACATCATCAGGATCGGCGGCCACGCCACGCGCGCTGTATTCGATATCGTCTTCATCATCCATACGCTTGCCGGAGAAAAGCGCCGCATCCGTGTGTCGCCCACGCGGATTGCTGAACTTCTCTGCCAACCGCTTACGGCGCGCCAGTGCGCCACGAAGGATGCGCGCACGTCGGGATTCGCGCTGTGCGCCCACCGCTTCATCTTCGTATTCGTCATCATCTTCATACTCGTCGTCATCGACCCAGGTGTCATCGCGGCGAGTACGGTTGCTGGCGAAAGTGAGAATATTCAGCAGCCAGCCACCCAGTTTTTCTGCAATGCTCACCCAGGACCAGCCGGTGAAGAGCGTCAGACCGGCTGCCCAGACGCACAGCAGCGTAATCGTTCCCCCGCTGCTGTGCAGCAGAGGCTGAAGCGTGGTGCTTAACAGGCTGCCAATGACGCCGCCGGACGCGAAGTACCAGATATCATCAGCATTAATTGCGGCTAATCCGCAGGAGGTAAGAATCAACGCCAGGACGCCGATAATGCGCAGCGACACGGCAAAATAGTCGATGTAATCGTCGTTGCTCTGGTGCCGCCAGGCAAACCAGCAGCCGCCAACGATAATCACCGGGATGGTGTAGGCCATCACGCCAAAGATAAAGAACAGCGTGTCAGCCAGCCATGCGCCCGGCGCGCCGCCCAAATTATGGATAGGCTCATGCCATGCGGTTTGCGACCAACTGGGATCTGAAGGGTTAAAGCTAAGTAAGGCTGCCATCAACCAGACGGCAAAAAGGGCAATAAGGATCAGCAACGCTTCCAGAAGTCGGCGCCCGCTGCTTAACTTTTTCAATGTGACTTCTTTGTCTTCAGTGTATTCCTGGCTCAAAAAAGGCTCTCCAGGTTTCGGGCTTTTCCTGCCCGATGCTAAAACGGACAACAGCACCGGGTTGCCCCGGCACTGTTGCTGTATGGATTAACAGGAGTGTAATCAAACTACGTCGATTTTGCACCTGTTCCGTGTTAGCGCGTCTTAATTACCAGACGATTGCTCTGTTTGACTTCTTCCATTACCACGTAAGTACGTGTGTCATTCACGCCAGGCAGACGCAGCAGGGTTTCACCCAGCAGCTTACGGTACGCTGACATATCCGGCACGCGTGTTTTCAACAGGTAGTCGAAATCACCGGAAACTAAATGACACTCTTGAATTTCTTCAAGTTTTTGTACTGCGGCGTTAAATTGTTCAAACACATCTGGAGCGCCACGATTCAGAGTAATCTCAACAAAAACCAGAAGTGATGCATCCAGATAATGCGGGTTTAACAGCGCCGTATAGCCCTGAATAAAACCCTGTCTTTCCAGCCGACGGACACGCTCAAGGCAAGGCGTCGGTGAAAGTCCCACTCGTTTAGAAAGCTCGACGTTAGAAATACGCCCATCCTTTTGCAACTCATTAAGAATGTTACGATCGATACGGTCGAGATCTTTGCCAGGGCGCTTCTTGCTATCTACCATTATTATTGTCTCTCTGTATTCCTTCCCTACTCCTGCCTGACTCTACTAACATCACTGTTCAGAGTCGATGCCCATCACAATAGACCGAACCCAGAGGGATTAACGGCGCGCAATGCCAGGGCCTATGGTGAGAAGACCGTTGCCGGATGGCAGCTATCGACATCACGAATGGCGTCTGTCCACGCCATGCGTAGATTTCACTAGCCCGGTAAACATGGTGCTTATATGCATGATTATGCAGCACACACATAACACTGTTTTTTTCTTCCAGAAGATGTTTTCGCAAAACAGCAGGGGATTGTCAAAGCAAAACATCGATTTTTAGTACAACATGCCAGTTATTCATTAAGAGCGGCGCTAAATCGTCATTTTATCACCTTATAACTGACCGATTTTAAGTAGAAAGCGTTATATCGCAGCTCTAAATCCGCCCATTCATCGGTTCCTGCTATTACACATATTGTTAACAAAATCGCTATACTCTTTTTTTACGTCTGCAAATTCCCTACAATCCTGCCCATTGCCTGCCAACAACTATGGGGATCTCATGGGCACGACCAAACACAGTAAACTGCTTATCCTGGGTTCTGGACCGGCGGGATATACCGCTGCGGTCTACGCTGCGCGCGCAAACCTGCAACCGGTTCTGATTACCGGTATGGAGAAAGGCGGTCAACTGACCACCACGACGGAAGTGGAAAACTGGCCTGGCGATCCGAACGATCTGACCGGGCCGCTGTTGATGGAGCGCATGCACGAACATGCGACGAAATTTGATACTGAAATCATCTTCGATCACATCAATAGCGTGGATCTGCAAAACCGTCCTTTCCGTCTGACCGGCGACAGCGGCGAATACACCTGCGATGCGCTGATCATCGCAACCGGCGCTTCCGCACGCTACCTCGGCCTGCCGTCTGAAGAAGCATTTAAAGGCCGTGGCGTGTCTGCCTGCGCCACCTGCGACGGTTTCTTCTATCGCAACCAGAAGGTCGCGGTCATCGGCGGCGGCAACACGGCGGTTGAAGAAGCGTTATACCTGGCGAACATCGCCGCTGAAGTGCATTTGATTCACCGTCGCGACGGCTTCCGCGCCGAAAAAATTCTGATCAAGCGCCTGATGGATAAAGTGGAAAACGGCAACATCGTGCTGCACACCCACCGCACTCTGGAAGAGGTGACCGGCGATCAGATGGGCGTTACCGGTTTGCGTCTGCGTGATACGCAAAACCCGGACAACATTGAATCCCTTGACGTTGCAGGCCTGTTTGTCGCCATCGGCCACAGCCCGAACACCGCGATTTTTGAAGGTCAGCTCGAACTGGAAAACGGCTATATCAAAGTCCAGTCCGGCATCCACGGTAACGCCACGCAGACCAGCGTTCCCGGCGTGTTCGCCGCAGGCGACGTGATGGACCATATTTATCGTCAGGCAATCACCTCAGCGGGCACAGGTTGCATGGCGGCGCTGGACGCTGAACGCTACCTTGACGGTCTGGCTGACGCGTGCAAATAGTTTTTACAAATCAGTAACAAAAGTAAAAAAGGCGACTATAAGTCGCCTTTATTTTTGCCCCGTTGTAACATTGCCGTGCCAAAAATTCCGATAACTCACCTGCTAAGCGTGCAATGAATAAAACCCGTCAAAAAGAATTGACCCGCTGGTTAAAACAGCAAAGTGTAATTTCCCAACGTTGGCTGAACATTTCACGCCTGTTGGGTTTCGTGAGTGGCGTACTGATTGTCGCTCAGGCCTGGATCATGGCTCGCATTCTCCAGCACATGATCATGGACAATATTCCCCGCGAAGCCCTCCTGCTCCCCTTCATCGTACTGATGTTGGTGTTTGTCCTGCGCGCCTGGGTGGTCTGGCTGCGCGAGCGGGTGGGTTTTCATGCCGGGCAGCATATCCGATTTGAGATCCGCCGCCAGGTGCTGGATCGCCTGCAACAGGCAGGGCCAGCCTGGATTCAGGGTAAACCGGCTGGTAGCTGGGCGACGCTGGTGCTGGAGCAGATTGACGATATGCATGATTACTATGCCCGCTATCTGCCGCAAATGGCGCTTGCTGTCTGCGTTCCCTTGTTGATTGTGGCGGCGATCTTCCCGTCAAACTGGGCCGCCGCGCTGATTTTGCTCGGCACCGCACCGCTGATCCCATTATTTATGGCGATGGTGGGAATGGGCGCCGCCGACGCTAACCGCCGTAATTTCCAGGCGCTTGCCCGCCTGAGCGGGCATTTCCTCGACCGCTTACGCGGTATGGAAACGCTGCGCATCTTCGGGCGCGGTGAAGCAGAAACGGAAAGCATTCGTGTCGCTTCACAAGATTTTCGCCAGCGCACAATGGAAGTCCTGCGTCTCGCCTTTTTATCCTCCGGGGTACTGGAGTTCTTCACGTCGCTGTCCATTGCTCTGGTCGCGGTTTATTTCGGTTTCTCCTACCTCGGCGAACTTAATTTCGGCCATTACGGGACAGGCGTCACGCTTGCCGCCGGCTTCCTGGCGCTGATTCTGGCGCCGGAGTTTTTCCAGCCACTGCGCGATCTGGGCACCTTTTACCATGCCAAAGCGCAGGCGGTAGGTGCGGCTGACAGCCTGAAAACCTTTATGGAAACACCTCTCGCTCACCCGGAACGCGGCGATGTCGAACTTTCCGGGAAAGAACCGGTAACCCTTGAAGCGCAGGATCTGATAATTACCTCGCCGGAAGGTAAAACGCTTGCCGGACCGCTGAATTTCACACTGGCCGCAGGTCAGCGCGCCGTACTGGTTGGTCGCAGCGGTTCAGGAAAGAGTTCGCTGTTAAACGCGCTGTCTGGCTTTCTCTCTTATCAGGGCTCCCTGTGCATTAACGGCGTTGAACTTCGTGATTTATCCCCGGAATCCTGGCGAAAACATCTCTCCTGGGTGGGGCAAAACCCACAATTACCGGCTGGCACGCTCCGTGAAAACGTCCTGCTTGCCCGCCCGGATGCCAGTGAACAAGCGCTACAGGCGGCTCTCGACAGCGCCTGGGTCAGTGAGTTTTTACCTCTGTTGTCGCAAGGTGTAGACACGCCGACTGGCGATCACGCGGGTCGCCTTTCCGTCGGTCAGGCGCAGCGGGTTGCGGTTGCCCGCGCCCTGCTGAATCCCTGCAAATTGTTGTTGCTGGATGAACCCGCCGCCAGTCTGGATGCCCACAGCGAGCAGCGTGTAATGCAGGCGCTGAATGCCGCATCAAAACGCCAGACCACGCTGATGGTAACGCATCAGTTAGAAGATCTTGCCGACTGGGACGTGATCTGGGTTATGCAGGACGGGCAAATCATCGAGCAAGGTGATTATGCCCAACTCAGCAGCGCCAACGGCGCGTTTGCGACACTATTGGCTCATCGTCAGGAGGACATTTAAATGCGTGCCTTGCTACCGTATCTGACGCTGTATAAACGTCATAAGTGGATGTTAACGCTCGGTATTATTCTGGCCATCGTCACGCTACTGGCCAGTATCGGTTTGCTGACGCTCTCTGGCTGGTTCCTCTCCGCTTCAGCCGTAGTCGGTGTGGCGGGTATCTATAGCTTTAACTACATGCTGCCGGCTGCTGGCGTACGCGGTGCGGCGATCACCCGTACTGCGGGCCGGTATTTCGAGCGTCTGGTCAGCCATGACGCCACCTTCCGCGTATTGCAACATTTGCGTATTCATACGTTCAGCAAGCTGCTGCCGCTCTCCCCTGCTGGTCTTGCCCGCTATCGTCAGGGCGAGCTGCTGAACCGCGTCGTCGCCGATGTCGATACGCTGGATCACCTCTACCTGCGCGTTATTTCTCCGCTGGTTGGCGCGTTTGTGGTGATTATGGTGGTCACGCTGGGGCTGAGTGTTCTCGATTTCACCCTCGCGATTACGCTGGGTGGCATTATGCTGCTGACGCTGTTTATTATGCCTCCGCTCTTCTATCGCGCCGGAAAAAGCACCGGGCAGAACTTAACCCATTTACGCGGTCAGTATCGCCAGCAGTTAACCGCCTGGCTACAGGGTCAGGCGGAACTGACAATATTTGGCGCCAGCTCGCGCTATCGGGCACAAATGGAAGCCACGGAATTACAGTGGCATGAAGCCCAGCGACGTCAGTCTGAATTAACGGCGCTATCCCAGGCCTTAATGCTGCTGATTGGCGCACTGGCGGTAATGCTAATGTTATGGATGGCTTCCGGCGGCGTCGGCAATAACAGCCAGCCTGGCGCGCTGATAGCACTGTTTGTCTTTTGCGCACTGGCGGCATTTGAAGCGCTTGCCCCCGTTACCGGCGCGTTTCAACATCTTGGCCAGGTCATCGCCTCTGCGCTGCGTATTACCGAACTGACCGAGCAGCAGCCTGAAGTGACCTTCCCGGATGACGAAGCAGCGGCTCCCCGGCAGGTAACGCTGACGCTGCGTGACGTTTCATTCAGTTACCCGGAGCAGCCGCAAAAAGCGCTGGATGCCCTTTCTCTGCAAGTCGCGCCCGGAGAACATATCGCTATTCTCGGACGCACTGGCTGCGGGAAATCGACATTGCTGCAACTGCTCACCCGCGCCTGGGACCCGCAGAGCGGCGATATTCTGCTTAACGATCAACCGATTTCAACGCTGGATGAAGCAGCCCTGCGTCGCACCATTAGCGTGATGTCGCAGCGAGTACACCTGTTCAGCGCCACATTGCGTGACAACCTGCTGCTGGCAGCGCCAGACGCAAACGACGATACGCTCTCAGAGATGCTGCGCCGTGTCGGGCTGGAAAAGCTGCTGGAGGATGGCGGACTTAACAGCTGGCTAGGCGAAGGCGGACGTCAGCTGTCAGGCGGCGAGCTTCGTCGTCTGGCTATCGCCCGTGCCCTGCTGCACGATGCGCCGCTCATGCTGCTCGATGAACCCACTGAGGGGCTGGACGCGACAACCGAAAGCCAGATGCTTGAATTGCTGGCAAAGGTTATGCGCGGGAAAACCGTTTTAATGGTCACGCACCGTCTGCGCGGGTTGTCACGTTTTGATCAAATAATAGTGATGGACAACGGGCAAATTATTGAGCAAGGTAATCACGCAGATCTGTTAGCCAGGCAGGGTCGTTATTACCAGTTTAAGCAACGTCTGTAAGCTATTATTGAACGATCCGACTTGCGTACTGGAGTTCTGCGGTCATGCGCCTGGTTCAGCTTTCTCGCCACTCAATCGCCTTCCCCTCGCCGGAAGGCGCGTTACGTGAACCCAATGGTTTATTGGCGCTTGGTGGCGATCTCAGCCCTGCCCGCTTATTGATGGCCTATCAGCGGGGTATTTTCCCGTGGTTTTCACCGGGCGACCCGATTCTTTGGTGGTCACCCGATCCTCGCGCTATTTTGCAGCCTGAAACATTACACATCAGCCGCAGCATGAAGCGTTTTCACAAACGATCGCCCTATCGCGTCACGCTTAATTATGCGTTTGGTCAGGTTATTGAAGGCTGCGCCAACGATCGTGACGAAGGAACCTGGATCACGCGCGATGTCGTGGAAGCGTATCACCGCTTACATGAGCTGGGGCATGCGCATTCCATCGAAGTATGGCGACACAACGCGCTCGTCGGCGGCATGTATGGCGTTTCACAAGGCACCCTGTTTTGCGGCGAATCGATGTTCAGTCGCCAGGAGAACGCCTCCAAAACCGCGCTGCTTGTTTTTTGCGCTGAATTTATTCGTCAGGGTGGAAAATTAATCGACTGCCAGGTGCTGAATAGCCACACGGCATCGCTTGGCGCTGTCGAAATTCCCCGCAGGCAATACCTTGAACATCTGGGATCATTACGGCAACAGCGATTACCGGGTCATTTCTGGGTGCCGCGCACGTTATTTTCGCCTCAGGCGTGAATGTTTTCGGCACATTTTTTGTCAGGGTGTTATAATTGTGCCGCAGAGCAGGTTATGCCCATTACCCCGCCGCCGTTAAGGAACCGTTCGCGTCAGGTAACGCCCATCGTTTATCTCATCGCTCCCTTATACGTTGCGCTTCAAGTGCGGCTTTGCCGTGTTTTTCGGAGTAATGCGCCAAACCTGATTTGCTGCGTTTTAAACGCGCAAATCTTTACTTATTTAAAGAACTTCGGCATTATCTTGCCGGTTCAAATTACGGTAGTGATACCCCAGAGGATTAGATGGCCAAAGAAGACAATATTGAAATGCAGGGTACCGTTCTCGAAACGTTACCTAATACCATGTTCCGCGTAGAATTAGAAAACGGTCACGTGGTTACTGCACACATCTCCGGTAAAATGCGTAAAAACTACATCCGCATCCTGACGGGCGACAAAGTGACTGTTGAACTGACCCCGTACGACCTGAGCAAAGGCCGCATTGTCTTCCGTAGTCGCTGATTGTTTTCACGCCCGGGTGGCGTAAAGATAAAAAAAGGTCGGTTTATCCGGCCTTTTTGTTGTCCCTTTCCTGCATGAATACCGTTGATGCGAATTAACATTATTTTTATTCCCCGCAGCGTCCCTTCCTTCTACATTCAATACTGAACTGCCTGTACGGCAGTGAACGAAACGCTACGGCGAACAACGGTGATCAACTTTTTCTAAGCTGCCTGTACGGCAGTGAACAACTTGGCGTGCTGATGGGCGAAGTTCTGCGATTTCTAAGCTGCCTGTACGGCAGTGAACACAGTGTAATTCAGGTTCGACGCTGGTTTAACGTTTCTAAGCTGCCTGTACGGCAGTGAACAGGAATAATATCAGACAATCACGTTGATTTATTGAAGAAAAACGCAACGTCTTCCTGTCAGACCCTTTTTCACCCAAGTTATATATATAAAATAAAATCAATAAGTTAGTAACATGAAATAAAAAAGGGTATATTGCGCTCTGTTTTAATCCTCCACCATCCGCGCATACTCTTCTGTCAAAAAATCCACCAGCGCGCGTACGGACGGCAATAATCCACGGCGGGACGGGAATACCGCATGAATCACCTCTCTTCTGGGTTCCCATCCTTCCAGCAAGGCAACCAGCTCCCCCGCAGCCAGTTGGTCTTTCACCATTAAAACAGGTAACTGAACGAGGCCGACGCCCGCAACGGCCGCTTCACGCAGCGCCAGCATGTCTGTAGTGATCAAACGCGGTGTAAAGTGAACTTCAGCGCGCGCGCCCTGTGGACCAAAGAGTTCCCAACGGTGGATATGTTTACCTGAAGCCAGGCTCAGTCCGGGCCAGTGATGCAGTTCTGCTGGCGAAGAAGGATTCCCCATACGCTGTACCAGCGCCGGGCTGGCAAACAAACGGTGCCCCCTGTCCGCCAGCACGCGCATCACCAGATCGCTGTCTTCAAAAGGACGCGGCCGGACGCGAATTGCAACGTCAATGCCCTCGCCAACCACGTCAACACGGCGGTTGGTTGCTTCAAGTTGTAACGACACATCGGGATAACGCGCCATAAACTTCGCCAGCATTGGGCCGATATGTACATGTAGCAACGTCACTGGACATGTCAGTTTTACAATGCCGCGCGGCTCGACCTGTAAGGCGGCTATCGCATCCTGCGCCGCCTGTGCTTCCACCAGCATTGCCTTACAATGTTCATAAAAGGTCTGCCCGACTTCAGTGACATTAAATTGCCGCGTGGTTCGTTGAATAAGGCGAACGCCCAGCCGTTCCTCCAGTTGCGCAATACGTCGGCTAAGCTTTGACTTTGGTTCATCCAGCGCTCGCCCTGCCGCCGCAAATCCCCCCTCCTCGACGACATGAACAAACCACGCAAAATCATTGAGATCCGGTTTTGTCATTACATTGTCCTGTTTATAGAACGGTAAGGTCTATTTTAGCGACTACTCAGATCATTGTCATAGATATAAGCTTATTTACATCAAGACAACGCCACCGAGGAGACCACCATGAAACAGATTACAGGCGTCTATACCGCACCTCGCCCGCACTGGGTTGGCGATGGATTTCCGGTTCGTTCGCTCTTCTCTTATCAGTCCCATGCAGAGCAGTTAAGCCCGTTCCTGCTGCTGGACTATGCCGGGCCGCATACCTTTGCCCCTGGCGCCGAAAACGAAAAACGTGGAGTGGGAGAACACCCGCATCGCGGCTTTGAAACCGTCACGATTGTTTACAGCGGCGAAGTTGAGCACCGCGATTCAACAGGCCGCGGCGGCGTCATCGGC comes from the Citrobacter koseri ATCC BAA-895 genome and includes:
- the cydC gene encoding heme ABC transporter ATP-binding protein/permease CydC, which translates into the protein MRALLPYLTLYKRHKWMLTLGIILAIVTLLASIGLLTLSGWFLSASAVVGVAGIYSFNYMLPAAGVRGAAITRTAGRYFERLVSHDATFRVLQHLRIHTFSKLLPLSPAGLARYRQGELLNRVVADVDTLDHLYLRVISPLVGAFVVIMVVTLGLSVLDFTLAITLGGIMLLTLFIMPPLFYRAGKSTGQNLTHLRGQYRQQLTAWLQGQAELTIFGASSRYRAQMEATELQWHEAQRRQSELTALSQALMLLIGALAVMLMLWMASGGVGNNSQPGALIALFVFCALAAFEALAPVTGAFQHLGQVIASALRITELTEQQPEVTFPDDEAAAPRQVTLTLRDVSFSYPEQPQKALDALSLQVAPGEHIAILGRTGCGKSTLLQLLTRAWDPQSGDILLNDQPISTLDEAALRRTISVMSQRVHLFSATLRDNLLLAAPDANDDTLSEMLRRVGLEKLLEDGGLNSWLGEGGRQLSGGELRRLAIARALLHDAPLMLLDEPTEGLDATTESQMLELLAKVMRGKTVLMVTHRLRGLSRFDQIIVMDNGQIIEQGNHADLLARQGRYYQFKQRL
- the aat gene encoding leucyl/phenylalanyl-tRNA--protein transferase codes for the protein MRLVQLSRHSIAFPSPEGALREPNGLLALGGDLSPARLLMAYQRGIFPWFSPGDPILWWSPDPRAILQPETLHISRSMKRFHKRSPYRVTLNYAFGQVIEGCANDRDEGTWITRDVVEAYHRLHELGHAHSIEVWRHNALVGGMYGVSQGTLFCGESMFSRQENASKTALLVFCAEFIRQGGKLIDCQVLNSHTASLGAVEIPRRQYLEHLGSLRQQRLPGHFWVPRTLFSPQA
- the cydD gene encoding heme ABC transporter permease/ATP-binding protein CydD, with the protein product MNKTRQKELTRWLKQQSVISQRWLNISRLLGFVSGVLIVAQAWIMARILQHMIMDNIPREALLLPFIVLMLVFVLRAWVVWLRERVGFHAGQHIRFEIRRQVLDRLQQAGPAWIQGKPAGSWATLVLEQIDDMHDYYARYLPQMALAVCVPLLIVAAIFPSNWAAALILLGTAPLIPLFMAMVGMGAADANRRNFQALARLSGHFLDRLRGMETLRIFGRGEAETESIRVASQDFRQRTMEVLRLAFLSSGVLEFFTSLSIALVAVYFGFSYLGELNFGHYGTGVTLAAGFLALILAPEFFQPLRDLGTFYHAKAQAVGAADSLKTFMETPLAHPERGDVELSGKEPVTLEAQDLIITSPEGKTLAGPLNFTLAAGQRAVLVGRSGSGKSSLLNALSGFLSYQGSLCINGVELRDLSPESWRKHLSWVGQNPQLPAGTLRENVLLARPDASEQALQAALDSAWVSEFLPLLSQGVDTPTGDHAGRLSVGQAQRVAVARALLNPCKLLLLDEPAASLDAHSEQRVMQALNAASKRQTTLMVTHQLEDLADWDVIWVMQDGQIIEQGDYAQLSSANGAFATLLAHRQEDI
- the lrp gene encoding leucine-responsive transcriptional regulator Lrp; the protein is MVDSKKRPGKDLDRIDRNILNELQKDGRISNVELSKRVGLSPTPCLERVRRLERQGFIQGYTALLNPHYLDASLLVFVEITLNRGAPDVFEQFNAAVQKLEEIQECHLVSGDFDYLLKTRVPDMSAYRKLLGETLLRLPGVNDTRTYVVMEEVKQSNRLVIKTR
- the infA gene encoding translation initiation factor IF-1, producing MAKEDNIEMQGTVLETLPNTMFRVELENGHVVTAHISGKMRKNYIRILTGDKVTVELTPYDLSKGRIVFRSR
- a CDS encoding LysR family transcriptional regulator: MTKPDLNDFAWFVHVVEEGGFAAAGRALDEPKSKLSRRIAQLEERLGVRLIQRTTRQFNVTEVGQTFYEHCKAMLVEAQAAQDAIAALQVEPRGIVKLTCPVTLLHVHIGPMLAKFMARYPDVSLQLEATNRRVDVVGEGIDVAIRVRPRPFEDSDLVMRVLADRGHRLFASPALVQRMGNPSSPAELHHWPGLSLASGKHIHRWELFGPQGARAEVHFTPRLITTDMLALREAAVAGVGLVQLPVLMVKDQLAAGELVALLEGWEPRREVIHAVFPSRRGLLPSVRALVDFLTEEYARMVED
- the trxB gene encoding thioredoxin-disulfide reductase codes for the protein MGTTKHSKLLILGSGPAGYTAAVYAARANLQPVLITGMEKGGQLTTTTEVENWPGDPNDLTGPLLMERMHEHATKFDTEIIFDHINSVDLQNRPFRLTGDSGEYTCDALIIATGASARYLGLPSEEAFKGRGVSACATCDGFFYRNQKVAVIGGGNTAVEEALYLANIAAEVHLIHRRDGFRAEKILIKRLMDKVENGNIVLHTHRTLEEVTGDQMGVTGLRLRDTQNPDNIESLDVAGLFVAIGHSPNTAIFEGQLELENGYIKVQSGIHGNATQTSVPGVFAAGDVMDHIYRQAITSAGTGCMAALDAERYLDGLADACK